In one window of Hallerella porci DNA:
- a CDS encoding ABC transporter ATP-binding protein, whose amino-acid sequence MAEAKSAIELSHVSKAYPGEEDAVKDISLSIREGEFIVLVGPSGCGKSSVLRMIAGLETPTAGKIFLHGRDAENLEPKDRDIAMVFQTHALYPHMTVRENLEFALRIRGIYSAKEIQERIREAVEMLGLETILDRKPKHLSGGQKQRVALGRALVRKPKIFLFDEPLSGLDARMKNQMCVELGRLHSRLQATMVFVTHDQNEAMTMGDRVVCFSEGKIQQVGTPMELYTHPANEFVAGFIGIPPMNIFAAQWTKDGLFFEKAAFTFPVSEEFRNRFSQIPRLRVGVRPEFFVVSQASPSSIAVTVEVVERLGFESLIYAQNNAQSFVLRVPPTESFAVGEKIYLSLDEKNIHLFDISTGECIL is encoded by the coding sequence ATGGCAGAAGCCAAATCAGCGATTGAATTGTCGCATGTTTCCAAAGCCTATCCGGGCGAAGAAGATGCGGTAAAAGATATTTCGCTTTCGATTCGCGAAGGCGAATTTATCGTTTTAGTGGGGCCTTCGGGCTGCGGAAAATCCTCGGTTCTGCGGATGATCGCTGGCTTAGAAACGCCGACAGCGGGCAAAATATTTTTGCACGGACGCGATGCAGAAAATCTCGAACCGAAAGATCGCGATATTGCGATGGTTTTTCAAACGCATGCGCTTTATCCGCACATGACGGTCCGCGAAAATTTGGAATTTGCATTACGCATCCGCGGCATTTATTCGGCGAAAGAAATTCAAGAACGTATCCGCGAAGCCGTGGAAATGCTCGGGCTCGAAACGATTTTAGATCGTAAGCCAAAGCATCTTTCGGGCGGACAAAAACAGCGGGTTGCGCTCGGACGCGCTCTTGTTCGCAAGCCCAAAATTTTCCTTTTTGATGAACCGCTTTCGGGTTTAGACGCGCGGATGAAAAATCAGATGTGCGTGGAATTAGGGCGTTTGCATTCGCGCTTGCAAGCGACGATGGTTTTTGTGACTCACGATCAAAATGAAGCGATGACGATGGGTGACCGCGTCGTTTGTTTTTCGGAAGGAAAAATTCAGCAAGTCGGAACGCCGATGGAATTGTACACGCATCCGGCGAATGAATTTGTCGCGGGCTTTATCGGAATTCCGCCGATGAATATTTTTGCTGCGCAGTGGACAAAAGACGGTCTCTTTTTTGAAAAGGCAGCGTTTACATTTCCTGTGTCCGAAGAATTTCGAAATCGCTTTTCGCAAATTCCGCGTTTACGAGTCGGCGTGCGCCCAGAATTTTTTGTCGTTTCGCAGGCTTCGCCTTCGTCGATTGCGGTGACGGTCGAAGTGGTCGAACGCTTGGGATTTGAATCGTTAATTTATGCGCAGAACAATGCGCAGAGTTTTGTGCTACGCGTTCCGCCGACAGAATCTTTTGCCGTGGGCGAAAAAATTTATTTGTCTCTCGACGAAAAAAACATTCACCTTTTTGATATTTCAACGGGAGAATGTATTCTTTGA